From the Platichthys flesus chromosome 6, fPlaFle2.1, whole genome shotgun sequence genome, one window contains:
- the LOC133954621 gene encoding uncharacterized protein LOC133954621, with product MQQATSQVPALRVFFSDLNGISSFFSRSPKRTTILDQVVARRLPRASATRWNFNSRVVNKVYENLDDLIECFEAISTDGSFDCTTVREASGYLRMLQDDDFKFFLHLFHQIMPHVDIMYQQLQKKDIDAVFIKRALQSFTSSVQAIRDQSSSPEQQQVAAGTTGKRRALGEQDKQRLSKEVCDTILGHANERFSFTSHLVSATLLQGDLFEQYCHVFPDEALNTTAKAYPMLNKAKLKTELSLIYESPDFKGCSGALALYQVLQRNNLHETLSETVALLNILIITPMTTAEAERCFSTLKRIKTFLRNSMGQDRLNALAMLSMERELVRNMPDFNERVIDHFAALKERRAKFQYK from the exons ATGCAGCAAGCCACTTCTCAGGTCCCAGcattgagggtttttttctCGGATCTGAATGGCATTTCTAGCTTTTTTAGTCGGTCACCCAAACGCACCACCATCCTCGACCAGGTTGTTGCACGGAGGCTGCCAAGAGCATCGGCCACAAGATGGAACTTCAACAGCAGGGTCGTGAACAAAGTCTATGAGAACCTAGATGACCTCATAGAGTGTTTTGAAGCCATCAGCACAGACGGCTCATTTGACTGCACCACAGTGAGGGAGGCATCTGGCTACCTGAGGATGCTGCAGGACGATGACTTCAAGTTTTTCCTGCATCTATTTCATCAAATCATGCCTCACGTTGACATTATgtaccaacagctgcagaagaaggacATTGATGCAGTCTTCATCAAACGtgctctgcagagcttcacaAGCAGTGTTCAAGCCATACG gGACCAGAGCtcatctccagagcagcagcaagtaGCAGCAGGAACTACAGGAAAAAGGAGGGCCTTGGGAGAGCAAGACAAGCAGAGGCTGTCTAAGGAG gtcTGTGACACCATCTTGGGCCATGCAAACGAGAGGTTCTCTTTCACAAGCCACCTTGTGAGTGCAACGCTGCTACAAGGAGACCTGTTTGAGCAGTACTGCCATGTGTTCCCTGATGAGGCTCTGAACACCACTGCCAAGGCATACCCCATGCTGAATAAGGCGAAGCTCAAGACTGAACTGTCCCTTATCTACGAGAGTCCAGATTTCAAGGGCTGCAGTGGTGCATTGGCACTCTACCAGGTTCTACAGAGGAACAACCTCCACGAGACCCTATCTGAGACTGTGGCTCTGTTGAACATCCTCATAATCACTCCCATGACAACTGCTGAAGCTGAGAGGTGTTTCTCGACCTTAAAGAGAATCAAGACATTCCTGCGAAACTCAATGGGACAGGATCGTCTCAATGCTCTGGCCATGCTTTCCATGGAGAGGGAACTAGTCaggaacatgcctgattttaatgagagggtcattgatcactttgctgctttgaaaGAGAGACGAGCAAAATTTCAATACAAgtga